CACGCCGAAGACCTCGCCTTCGGCGACGTCGAACGAAATACCGTCGAGCGCAACGTGATCGCCGTACCGGTGGCGCAGGTCACGGACCCGCACGATGGGGTCGGTCACACCAGTCCCCGAAGCGCGCTCCATGCGTGCTCGGCAAGCAAGGCGGCGAACAGAACCGGCAGGTACACGACCGAAGCCAGCAGCAGCTTTCGCGCTGCCTGGCGCGAACGGTCGGCGCCTGCCTGCCACGCCGCACGGGCGTAGAAGAGTCCTGCTGCCAGCGCGCTCCAGAAGTAGAGGTGGCCGGCCGAGCCGGTGCGCACGAGCACCAGCGACACCGGGATCAGCACGACAGCGTAGAGCAGCATCAACCGGGAGGTCGCGTCGCCGTCGCGATCGATCACGACGAGCATGGGAAAGCCGGCCTTCGCGTAGTCGTCGCGGTACATGCGTCCGATCGCGAGGAAATGCGGCACCTGCCAGAGGAACAGGATCGAGAACAGCACGACTGCGCCGCCGCCGACGTGCCCGCTTGCAGCGGCCCAGCCGATGACGGGCGGCAATGCACCGGGAATCGCGCCGGCAAGCGTCGAGATCGGATGCACGCGCTTCATCGGCGTGTACAGGAACAGGTAGCTCACCAGAGTCAGCGCATCGATCGACGCAGGAAGTATTCCTACGGTC
The Candidatus Binatia bacterium DNA segment above includes these coding regions:
- the cyoE gene encoding heme o synthase codes for the protein MSSRRRSAVAAGSEVFLELIKPRITMMVLLTVAVGYFCAGPAAASGLGLLHVLIGTALSCSGSGALNQYLERDVDLAMDRTRFRPLPAQRISSAAAVSLGAVLSLSGVLYLAATVGILPASIDALTLVSYLFLYTPMKRVHPISTLAGAIPGALPPVIGWAAASGHVGGGAVVLFSILFLWQVPHFLAIGRMYRDDYAKAGFPMLVVIDRDGDATSRLMLLYAVVLIPVSLVLVRTGSAGHLYFWSALAAGLFYARAAWQAGADRSRQAARKLLLASVVYLPVLFAALLAEHAWSALRGLV